From the genome of Geminocystis herdmanii PCC 6308, one region includes:
- a CDS encoding adenine phosphoribosyltransferase → MDLKALIRDIPDFPQPGIIFRDITTLLRNPQGLKYVIDSLSVQTEKLDILPDYIIGIESRGFIFAPALAYHLDAGFVPVRKKGKLPAKVHSIEYDLEYGTDILEIHQDALTPDAKVMIVDDVIATGGTAKATADLLTRIGCNIVACGFIVELEGLQGRKKLPDIPMISLVKYS, encoded by the coding sequence ATGGATTTAAAAGCACTTATTCGAGATATACCCGATTTTCCGCAACCCGGTATCATTTTTCGTGACATAACAACTTTACTGCGCAATCCTCAAGGTTTAAAGTATGTCATCGATAGTTTATCAGTACAAACAGAAAAATTAGATATATTACCAGACTATATCATCGGCATTGAGTCCAGAGGATTTATTTTTGCTCCCGCTTTAGCCTATCATCTTGATGCTGGTTTTGTGCCTGTGCGCAAAAAAGGCAAATTACCCGCCAAAGTTCACTCGATCGAGTATGATTTAGAATATGGTACTGATATATTGGAAATTCATCAAGACGCTTTAACTCCTGATGCCAAAGTCATGATAGTTGATGACGTTATCGCTACGGGAGGCACGGCAAAAGCTACCGCCGACTTATTAACTCGCATTGGTTGTAATATTGTCGCCTGTGGTTTTATTGTGGAATTAGAAGGTTTACAAGGTAGAAAAAAATTACCAGATATACCGATGATTAGCTTAGTTAAGTATAGTTAA
- a CDS encoding aromatic ring-hydroxylating dioxygenase subunit alpha has product MNISNVKSLPIGGIEDNKFDYQEVWYPLFFIEDLDKNKPNSFTLLEEKLVIWWDKSQEKWCVFADKCPHRLAPLSEGRINEDGLLECPYHGWTFSHDGNCQLIPQQVIGNNAEKSPRSCVKSYPCTVKHGLLFAYAGNPNNAFLTPLPVIEPLAENEDNWVILNTFRDIPYDALTLLENVLDSSHIPYTHHGSVGNRSNVSPVELEVISADKQGFKGVWQEGPRKGKLGTQYTTFVAPNLMWHDLTSKQFGRTMTVVYATPISKGKCRLFALFPFQFSSKIPQFFIKITPRWYSHINQNAILEDDQIFLHYQERFLAELGGSKKFAQAYYLPTKADLFVSELRKWVNKYTDELFPNQSFPDTPNHDILLERYYSHTEKCGSCRQALKTIKNIRLTLLIFTASLWSITPLISLYINSLPSLVSIVSSSVSILNLLLYLYLGKLEKKFYEGQSIAPRNI; this is encoded by the coding sequence ATGAATATTAGTAACGTAAAATCATTACCCATTGGGGGAATTGAAGACAATAAATTTGATTATCAAGAGGTTTGGTATCCTCTTTTTTTTATAGAAGATTTAGATAAAAACAAACCTAATTCTTTTACTTTATTAGAAGAAAAATTAGTTATTTGGTGGGATAAAAGTCAAGAAAAATGGTGCGTATTTGCAGATAAATGTCCCCATAGATTAGCACCCCTTAGCGAAGGTAGAATTAATGAAGATGGTTTACTTGAATGTCCTTATCATGGGTGGACTTTTTCTCATGATGGAAACTGTCAATTAATCCCTCAACAAGTAATAGGAAATAATGCCGAAAAATCTCCCCGTAGTTGTGTTAAATCCTATCCTTGTACGGTAAAACATGGGTTATTATTTGCCTATGCAGGAAATCCTAATAATGCTTTTTTAACTCCTTTACCTGTTATCGAACCTTTAGCAGAAAATGAAGATAATTGGGTGATATTAAATACTTTTAGGGATATTCCCTATGATGCTTTAACTTTGTTAGAAAATGTGTTAGACTCTAGCCATATTCCCTACACTCATCATGGTTCAGTGGGAAATCGATCGAACGTTTCACCTGTAGAATTAGAGGTTATTAGTGCCGATAAACAGGGTTTTAAAGGGGTATGGCAAGAAGGACCAAGAAAGGGTAAATTAGGTACACAATACACAACTTTTGTCGCTCCAAATTTAATGTGGCACGACTTGACATCAAAACAATTTGGGAGGACAATGACGGTAGTTTATGCCACGCCTATTAGTAAGGGAAAATGTCGCTTATTTGCCTTATTTCCTTTTCAATTTTCTTCTAAAATACCGCAATTTTTTATTAAAATAACTCCTCGTTGGTATTCCCATATTAATCAAAATGCTATCCTTGAAGATGACCAAATTTTTTTACATTATCAAGAGAGATTTTTAGCAGAATTAGGAGGTAGTAAAAAGTTTGCCCAAGCCTATTATTTACCCACCAAAGCCGATTTATTTGTTAGTGAATTAAGAAAATGGGTTAATAAATATACTGATGAGTTATTCCCTAATCAATCTTTTCCTGATACTCCTAATCATGATATTTTATTAGAAAGATATTATTCCCATACCGAAAAATGTGGCAGTTGTCGTCAAGCCTTAAAAACTATCAAAAATATTCGTTTGACTTTGTTGATTTTTACTGCTAGTTTATGGTCAATAACTCCTTTAATTTCTCTCTATATTAATAGTTTACCTTCTTTGGTTTCGATCGTATCTTCTTCCGTAAGTATCCTTAATTTATTGCTTTATTTATACTTAGGTAAACTAGAGAAAAAATTTTATGAAGGACAGTCGATCGCACCAAGAAATATATAA